A genomic window from Populus nigra chromosome 7, ddPopNigr1.1, whole genome shotgun sequence includes:
- the LOC133698721 gene encoding BURP domain protein RD22-like, whose product MSPAISGAPFLILFLTLPLYISFSTAVHLPAEVPSFGLPGDNSPPTEKYWFSRLPNTPLPKALRDTLQPGYYPSVIRDFANGQNISVDDREKYGKHYDGADSHKKTAKTALPDSTIFYLYNDLHPGKKMKLLFTNSGTKVSFLPRRVAESIPFSSDKFPEILKYFSLQVNSEEAEIISDEIGYCESPNMEGEEKYCATSLESLIDFNVARLGQNVQVLSTEPGKKQEYTVSAKAEMRGEHKAAVCHKIRYPYAVHYCHVIEGTEVHVVPLIAADGAEVKAVTVCHLNTSAWSPHHMAFEVLKIKPGPAVCHFLATDTLIWVPKKDQDMTP is encoded by the coding sequence ATGTCTCCAGCCATTTCTGGTGCTCCATTCCTGATCCTCTTTCTAACTCTCCCCCTCTACATTTCCTTTTCCACTGCTGTCCATTTACCAGCTGAAGTGCCCAGCTTCGGCCTTCCGGGCGATAATTCTCCACCCACTGAGAAGTATTGGTTCTCGAGGTTGCCCAACACTCCATTGCCAAAAGCCCTTCGAGATACTCTACAACCTGGTTATTATCCTTCAGTGATCAGAGATTTCGCTAATGGCCAAAACATTAGCGTTGATGATCGTGAAAAATATGGAAAACACTATGATGGAGCAGATAGCCATAAAAAAACCGCAAAAACTGCTCTCCCCGACTCAACAATATTCTACTTGTACAACGATCTCCATCCAggtaaaaagatgaaattgctTTTTACTAACAGTGGAACCAAGGTTAGTTTCTTGCCTCGTCGAGTCGCAGAGTCTATACCATTTTCAAGTGACAAATTTCCGGAGATTTTGAAGTACTTTTCTCTACAAGTCAACTCGGAAGAGGCTGAGATTATCAGTGATGAAATAGGATACTGCGAGAGCCCGAACatggaaggagaagaaaaatattgtgcTACATCTCTAGAgtcattaattgattttaatgttgCGAGGCTTGGCCAAAATGTTCAGGTACTCTCAACTGAACCAGGCAAGAAGCAAGAGTATACTGTTTCGGCAAAAGCGGAAATGAGGGGAGAACATAAAGCAGCGGTGTGTCATAAGATCAGATATCCTTATGCAGTACATTATTGCCATGTAATCGAAGGCACAGAGGTTCATGTTGTTCCATTAATCGCTGCTGATGGCGCAGAAGTGAAAGCGGTAACCGTATGCCACCTGAACACATCAGCTTGGAGTCCTCACCATATGGCCTTTGAAGTTCTCAAAATTAAACCAGGACCGGCTGTTTGTCACTTTCTGGCTACTGATACTCTTATTTGGGTTCCAAAAAAGGATCAAGACATGACTCCATGA